The following nucleotide sequence is from Paenibacillus odorifer.
TTGCGAGAACTCCTGTTACAATCCCGCTATGAGTTAAGCGAAGAACTTGAAATGGCCATAGCCAAAATGCAGAGTACAGGATCCAAAGCATGGAGCAGACTGTATATGGAGAGGACTTCAAGTACACTTGCAGATTTAGTGGTAGATGGGGAAACTAGACAAGTGACACTTGCGGAGCTAAGAAGTATGGCTTATGAGAATAATGCCAGCTTAAGAAAATCTGCTTATGAAGCAGAGGCAGAAGCCTGTAGTCTTATTGCTGAGGTCTGCGCAGCCAGCTTAAATGGCATTAGTGGTGAGGCGCTGACGATTTATGGCATGCGGGGTTATCAATCTTCTCTGGAAAAAGTGTTAATCGCTTCGAGAATGGACAGCGAGACTTTAGCAGCTATGCTCACTGCTCTTGGGGAGAGCCTGCCAGCCTTTCATACCTATTATCAAAAGAAAGCCGAGCTGCTGGGACATCCGGCAAAGCTGCCTTTTTACGATATTTTTGCACCAGTCGGTGTAGAAAACGGGAAAATTACATACGCTAACGCCAAAGATACAATCATCTCGAGCTTCGCAACCTTTAGTGAGGAACTGGCTTGTTTTGCTCAGAAGGCTTTTGATCAGCAATGGGTTGATGCAGAACCTAGATCAGGCAAAGGGGGTTATGGATTTTGCATCGATATTTTCCCGATTGGCGAGAGCAGAATTATGACCCAGTTCACCGGAAATGCCATAGATATTAGTATCCTTGCCCATGAGCTCGGCCATGCCTATCATAGCTCCTGTCTGGCTAATGAAACGATGCTGAATACGGATTACCCGATTCCGATTGCTGAAACGGCTTCGATTTTTTGTGAGACGATAGTGAACCATGCCATAATTACAAATTCAACGGAGAAGGAAGCTCTGCTTATTCTGGAGAGAAGTATTTCTGATGCCGGTTATTATCTTGTAGACTTTTATGCCCGTTATTTATTTGAGATCAAATTATATGAGAGAAGAGCATTAGGCCCGCTGTCTGTTCAAGCGCTAAATGAATTGATGATTGCCTGTATGGTGGAAGCCTATGGTGAGGGCATTGACCCGGGTACAATCCATCCGTACATGTGGATGAACAAAGCTGGATATTTTATGGCTAGTAATGAATTTTTGAATTTCCCGTATTCCTTTGGTTTGTTATTCTCTAAAGGACTGTACGCGGAATATTTAAAGAGGGGCGAAGAGTTCGCCCCTAAGTATCGCCAGTTCCTTAGGGATACCAGCAAACATAATATTGTTGATGTAGCAACAACAATGGATCTAGATGTTCACTCCGTCGACTTCTGGAGAAGTGCGTTGAAGCTGATAGAGAGCGACATTGGGGTGTTCATCGCTAAAGCCTAAACAACTCTCCAATTATGGTCACAGGTAGCTTCAATTTGGCCATGCTTTTCAATGTAGTCGGTGACAATTTCAGATATGTCGATCATAATTTCTTGAACAATCGGCTTACCCTTATACATCTCATAATCTCCGCCACCGCTGGCTCTATAATTGTTCATAACAACCTCATATTCTTTAGAGTCCTCTATAGGCTGACCTTGGTACAGCAGATGGAGGACTCTTTCGCCTGCAGGTCTAACGGTATCAAGCTCGTATTGTATTCCTTCCCACATATCATAATTGTAATGCTGTGGTTTAGGCTCGATGTAGGCGGGGTTAACGGCTATTATTCCGTTCTCGTCTTGTTGGAAATAGTTAGCGGTTTGTTCTAAGGCCTCTCTAATATCTTGTCCTGTCAGTCTTAGGACGGTTAAGGTGTTGGGATAAATGAAGTTCGATAAAATGTCTCTGCGTGTGATGGTTTCGCTGAAACCCTTGCAATCGTTACTGAGTAAGGCTGCTGTAGAAATGTCTACGCCAGCAGCCTCCATTTGTACCTTATTCATAAATTCTATAAAAGGATGGTCAGCCAAGCGGCATTCATCAGCACTGGAAATAGACAGGTCCCCGATAACCGTTCCTATTCTCTCATCCAGCCAGGTTTGTGTTTCTGATTCAAGAGTACTGCTCAGCTCTAGGATTATTTCATCTGCAGCTGTTGTCTCATTAACGGTAAGGAGCTCGGCATGTTTACGCTGAATCTTCCAGTGTGTATTTTCTTTTTGGAAGATAACTGAAATTTTACCGAGGGAAAGTCCATTACAACCAGGTTGTATGATTGTAACACCGTTCAACTCCCCAGCTATGGAGCGGTGCTGATGTCCGGTAATTAACACATCTATGCCCTCTACCTCTGTACACATGGCGTAGGCTTGATTCTCCCCCGTTAGTCTCTCTACAGGTTCTCCACTGCTTAGATCGCGTTCGAATCCGCCGTGGTAAGCTACAACGAGCAGATCAGGCTGCTCTTCTGCCCGTATAATGGCACACCAATGCTTTACAGTCTCTAGCGAATCCTCAAATTGAAGCCCTTCAATATGGCTAGGGTTCTCCCAGTGGGGGATGTAATGCGTCGTAACCCCTAGAACGGCTACTTTGATTTTATCTACCCATTTGATGATATAGGGTTTACCAAAGGCGGGTTGATTTGTCGTGTTATCTATAATTCCAGCTGATAACCAAGGAAAGCGGGAATCCTGAACGGCTTTATTCAGCAGAGTTTTGCCAAAATTGAATTCATGGTTGCCAATAATTGCAGCGTCATATTTCAATTCATTTAGTGCAGCTATGCCCGGATTCAGCTCATTACTATAATGTGTAGCTGCATAATAAGTTAACGGTGTGCCTTGAATAAGATCGCCGTTATCTATAAGGATCAGCTCAGGAGTATGGGATCTTTCTTGTTTAATGAGGGTAGCAATTGTTGCTAAGCCTGCTGGTCGTTTCTCCCCCGTGCGGTAATCGACGGGCCCAAAATGTCCATGTAGATCACTTGTTACGAGGATTTCACAGGTTATTGAATTCTCTTTATTCATAGGTAGCCCCTCCTGATAATAAGTTCAGACCTCATTCTAGCAGATAAATTGCTAACTTTAAGAGATTGGAATAAATTTTACATATATTTGATGCTTGGTTGCTATTGATTTAATAAAACACATCTATAGTTTAGAAGTACTCAAAAATAAAAATAGAAAACAGTGGAGGTCTTTCGTTTGAGAAAAATCAGTAAATTCGTATTGCCGCTAATGATGTCTATTACATTGCTTAGTGGTTGTGGCGCTAACAACACTACA
It contains:
- a CDS encoding M3 family oligoendopeptidase, whose protein sequence is MNMTWNLDSLYPSFESEQLKRDRKLLGQHVQDLKRWAKHHLNVKDVTAMPVEGFLRIYNDYKSVYVCLLAYAELTLSADSGCEEAMNLADDIEEANSEIIGVVVAFKRWFSTCDHMDELIVSSPYLMEHQFYLRELLLQSRYELSEELEMAIAKMQSTGSKAWSRLYMERTSSTLADLVVDGETRQVTLAELRSMAYENNASLRKSAYEAEAEACSLIAEVCAASLNGISGEALTIYGMRGYQSSLEKVLIASRMDSETLAAMLTALGESLPAFHTYYQKKAELLGHPAKLPFYDIFAPVGVENGKITYANAKDTIISSFATFSEELACFAQKAFDQQWVDAEPRSGKGGYGFCIDIFPIGESRIMTQFTGNAIDISILAHELGHAYHSSCLANETMLNTDYPIPIAETASIFCETIVNHAIITNSTEKEALLILERSISDAGYYLVDFYARYLFEIKLYERRALGPLSVQALNELMIACMVEAYGEGIDPGTIHPYMWMNKAGYFMASNEFLNFPYSFGLLFSKGLYAEYLKRGEEFAPKYRQFLRDTSKHNIVDVATTMDLDVHSVDFWRSALKLIESDIGVFIAKA
- a CDS encoding bifunctional metallophosphatase/5'-nucleotidase; its protein translation is MNKENSITCEILVTSDLHGHFGPVDYRTGEKRPAGLATIATLIKQERSHTPELILIDNGDLIQGTPLTYYAATHYSNELNPGIAALNELKYDAAIIGNHEFNFGKTLLNKAVQDSRFPWLSAGIIDNTTNQPAFGKPYIIKWVDKIKVAVLGVTTHYIPHWENPSHIEGLQFEDSLETVKHWCAIIRAEEQPDLLVVAYHGGFERDLSSGEPVERLTGENQAYAMCTEVEGIDVLITGHQHRSIAGELNGVTIIQPGCNGLSLGKISVIFQKENTHWKIQRKHAELLTVNETTAADEIILELSSTLESETQTWLDERIGTVIGDLSISSADECRLADHPFIEFMNKVQMEAAGVDISTAALLSNDCKGFSETITRRDILSNFIYPNTLTVLRLTGQDIREALEQTANYFQQDENGIIAVNPAYIEPKPQHYNYDMWEGIQYELDTVRPAGERVLHLLYQGQPIEDSKEYEVVMNNYRASGGGDYEMYKGKPIVQEIMIDISEIVTDYIEKHGQIEATCDHNWRVV